One stretch of Alcaligenes faecalis DNA includes these proteins:
- a CDS encoding NAD(P)(+) transhydrogenase (Re/Si-specific) subunit beta: MISMNTVTLCYLLASVCFIQALKGLSHPASSRRGNLFGMVGMALAIATTAVLIYSLAPEGKELSGLLRVLIGLVIGGVLGTIMARRVEMTKMPELVAFMHSMIGLAAVAIAIAVVLEPVAFGIGSAEVALPMGNRVELALGALVGAITFSGSVIAFGKLSGKYKFRLFQGAPVTFKGQHMLNLLLGLLALACGVIFVMTQAWWAFGVLLALSFLLGVMLIIPIGGADMPVVVSMLNSYSGWAAAGIGFSLNNSMLIIAGSLVGSSGAILSYIMCKAMNRAFFNVILGGFGANPEAAAGGADQGNRSVKSGSAEDAAFMMSNAESVVIVPGYGLAVARAQHALKELSDKLTSQGVNVRYAIHPVAGRMPGHMNVLLAEAEMPYEQVFEMDDINSEFAQTDVVLVLGANDVVNPAAKNDPASPIAGMPILEAYKARTVIVNKRSMAAGYAGLDNELFYMDKTMMVFGDAKKTIEDMVKAL; encoded by the coding sequence ATGATTTCCATGAATACCGTTACCTTGTGCTATTTGCTGGCCTCGGTGTGTTTCATTCAGGCCCTGAAAGGCTTGTCGCATCCGGCCAGTTCGCGTCGTGGCAACTTGTTCGGCATGGTGGGGATGGCCTTGGCCATTGCGACCACAGCCGTGCTGATCTACAGCCTGGCTCCTGAAGGCAAAGAGCTCTCTGGCCTGTTGCGGGTTCTGATTGGTCTGGTGATTGGTGGCGTATTGGGCACCATCATGGCACGCCGTGTCGAGATGACCAAAATGCCGGAACTGGTGGCCTTCATGCACAGCATGATTGGTCTGGCTGCGGTAGCCATTGCGATTGCGGTGGTGCTGGAGCCGGTGGCCTTCGGGATTGGTTCGGCCGAGGTGGCTCTGCCCATGGGTAACCGTGTGGAGCTGGCTTTGGGCGCGCTGGTCGGTGCCATTACCTTCTCTGGTTCGGTGATTGCGTTTGGCAAGCTGTCGGGCAAGTACAAGTTCCGACTGTTCCAGGGTGCACCCGTCACCTTCAAAGGTCAGCACATGCTGAACCTGCTGCTGGGTCTGCTGGCCCTGGCTTGCGGCGTGATCTTTGTGATGACTCAGGCATGGTGGGCTTTTGGTGTGCTGCTGGCCTTGTCCTTTCTGCTGGGCGTGATGCTGATCATACCGATTGGCGGGGCAGACATGCCCGTGGTGGTGTCCATGCTGAACAGCTATTCGGGCTGGGCGGCAGCGGGGATTGGTTTCTCCCTGAACAACTCCATGCTGATCATTGCCGGTTCGCTGGTGGGCTCCTCCGGTGCGATTCTGTCCTACATCATGTGCAAGGCCATGAACCGTGCCTTCTTCAACGTGATTCTGGGCGGCTTCGGTGCCAATCCGGAAGCGGCTGCGGGTGGCGCGGATCAGGGCAATCGCTCGGTGAAATCCGGCAGTGCAGAAGATGCCGCTTTCATGATGAGCAATGCCGAGTCCGTGGTGATTGTGCCCGGTTACGGTTTGGCCGTGGCCCGTGCTCAACACGCTTTGAAAGAGCTGTCGGACAAGCTGACCAGCCAGGGTGTGAATGTGCGCTACGCCATTCACCCGGTCGCCGGTCGTATGCCTGGCCATATGAACGTCTTGCTGGCCGAGGCCGAAATGCCTTACGAGCAGGTCTTTGAAATGGACGACATCAATAGCGAGTTTGCTCAGACCGATGTGGTGCTGGTTCTAGGTGCTAACGACGTGGTCAACCCGGCCGCCAAGAACGATCCGGCCTCGCCGATTGCAGGTATGCCGATTCTGGAAGCCTACAAAGCCCGAACCGTGATCGTGAACAAGCGTTCCATGGCCGCCGGTTATGCCGGTCTGGATAACGAACTGTTCTATATGGACAAGACCATGATGGTGTTTGGCGATGCCAAAAAGACCATCGAGGATATGGTCAAGGCGCTGTAA
- a CDS encoding ABC transporter ATP-binding protein codes for MAEIHIDHVVKRYGSNTIINELSLQIRHGEFFTLLGPSGCGKTTLLRMIAGFIIPDEGRLFLDKEDITYLPAHKRETGMVFQDYALFPDKTVFDNVAYGLRVRKVSSSEIKKKVAYILDRVELGGMGERYPAELSGGQRQRVALARALVIEPRVLLMDEPLSNLDAKLRIQMRQVIRELQQESNITAIFVTHDQEEALSMSDRIALLRQGRIDQLDTPEAMYSTPRTAYAADFIGAANLIDTLGVHGEADHTTVSIAGGHIMVNSPAPAGQVLLAVRPENITLHTEAQAGSIPAHVVARQYLGTKTAYSLKLSDGKQIIADVAAAQDPHLSAGASVNLSFSPECRLVEA; via the coding sequence ATGGCAGAAATCCACATCGATCACGTAGTGAAACGCTACGGCAGCAATACCATCATCAATGAACTGAGCCTGCAAATCCGGCACGGCGAGTTCTTCACTTTATTAGGGCCCAGCGGCTGTGGCAAAACGACTTTGCTGCGCATGATTGCCGGTTTCATCATCCCCGATGAAGGCCGCCTGTTTCTGGACAAGGAAGACATTACCTACCTGCCCGCGCACAAGCGCGAGACCGGCATGGTGTTCCAGGACTACGCACTGTTCCCCGATAAAACCGTGTTTGACAATGTGGCTTACGGCTTGCGGGTACGCAAAGTCAGCAGCAGCGAGATCAAGAAGAAAGTCGCCTACATCCTGGACCGCGTGGAACTGGGTGGCATGGGCGAGCGTTACCCGGCCGAACTGTCCGGCGGCCAGCGCCAGCGTGTGGCCCTGGCCCGCGCCCTGGTCATTGAACCCCGTGTTCTGCTGATGGACGAGCCCTTGTCCAACCTGGATGCCAAGCTGCGTATTCAAATGCGCCAGGTCATCCGCGAATTGCAGCAGGAATCCAACATTACGGCTATTTTCGTGACGCATGACCAGGAAGAAGCCCTGTCCATGTCGGATCGCATTGCCTTGCTGCGCCAGGGCCGTATCGACCAGCTCGATACCCCCGAAGCCATGTACTCCACCCCACGCACGGCCTATGCTGCCGACTTTATTGGCGCGGCCAACCTGATCGACACCCTGGGCGTGCATGGGGAAGCGGATCACACCACCGTCAGCATTGCCGGTGGACACATTATGGTGAACAGCCCCGCACCTGCTGGTCAGGTGCTGCTGGCCGTGCGCCCTGAAAACATCACCCTGCATACCGAAGCCCAGGCTGGCAGCATTCCTGCCCACGTTGTGGCTCGCCAGTATCTGGGAACCAAAACGGCCTACAGCCTGAAGCTGAGCGACGGCAAGCAGATTATTGCCGACGTGGCCGCTGCCCAGGACCCGCATCTGTCTGCAGGTGCTTCGGTGAACCTGAGCTTTAGCCCTGAATGTCGTCTGGTCGAGGCGTAA
- a CDS encoding NAD(P) transhydrogenase subunit alpha, which produces MDIISPLVINLIIFVLAIYVGYHVVWTVTPALHTPLMAVTNAISAIIIVGGMLAAALTESPWAQAMGIIATALASVNVFGGFLVTRRMLEMFKKKGAKNTPKEGQS; this is translated from the coding sequence ATGGATATTATTTCTCCCCTGGTCATTAACCTGATCATCTTTGTGCTGGCCATTTACGTGGGTTATCACGTGGTCTGGACAGTAACCCCCGCTTTGCACACGCCCTTGATGGCGGTGACCAATGCGATCTCGGCCATCATTATTGTGGGCGGGATGCTGGCGGCGGCGCTGACCGAAAGCCCTTGGGCCCAGGCGATGGGCATTATTGCCACTGCGCTGGCCTCGGTAAACGTGTTTGGTGGTTTCCTGGTAACCCGCCGCATGTTGGAAATGTTCAAAAAGAAGGGCGCTAAAAATACGCCCAAGGAAGGGCAGTCATGA
- a CDS encoding NAD(P) transhydrogenase subunit alpha, with protein MRLGVLSPRGTGEKRVAATPDTIKAYRKAGHDVIIEAGAGQGIASSDADYEAAGATIGDPYQATVLLVVGPADVDSARLRAEHVVVGMLDPYESEGLDRLASSGCQAFALELIPRTTRAQSMDVLSSQANIAGYAAVLKAATLYPRFFPMMMTAAGTVKAARVVVLGAGVAGLQAIATARRLGAVVEASDVRPAAREQIESLGGKFIDVPYETDEEREAAQGVGGYARPMPASWLQRQAAVVAARCAQADVIITTALIPGRPAPRLIAEEVVQSMRAGSVIVDLAAARGGNCALTEADQIVEKHGVTLVGETNFPARVAADASALYARNIQQFLGLMLKDQSDELHIPADDDIVNASRVVQGGKRLFPQQGA; from the coding sequence ATGCGACTGGGTGTACTAAGCCCCCGGGGGACCGGGGAAAAGAGGGTAGCGGCCACGCCCGATACCATCAAGGCTTACCGCAAGGCGGGCCATGATGTGATTATCGAGGCGGGTGCCGGACAAGGTATTGCCAGCTCGGATGCCGATTACGAGGCAGCAGGGGCAACGATAGGAGATCCCTATCAAGCCACTGTGCTGCTGGTAGTGGGCCCGGCTGATGTCGATTCGGCACGTTTACGTGCCGAGCATGTGGTCGTCGGTATGCTGGACCCTTACGAGAGCGAGGGTCTGGACAGGCTGGCTTCTTCGGGCTGCCAGGCATTCGCCCTGGAGCTGATCCCGCGTACCACGCGGGCGCAAAGCATGGACGTTCTGTCCTCGCAGGCCAATATCGCGGGTTATGCCGCGGTGCTGAAAGCGGCCACTTTATATCCCCGATTCTTTCCCATGATGATGACCGCGGCAGGTACCGTCAAAGCGGCCCGTGTCGTGGTGCTGGGCGCGGGTGTGGCCGGTCTGCAGGCGATTGCGACGGCCCGTCGTCTGGGGGCGGTAGTAGAAGCCTCTGACGTGCGTCCTGCCGCGCGTGAGCAGATCGAGTCCCTGGGCGGCAAGTTTATTGATGTGCCCTACGAGACCGACGAAGAGCGTGAAGCGGCGCAAGGGGTAGGCGGTTATGCCCGTCCCATGCCTGCTTCCTGGTTGCAACGGCAGGCGGCGGTGGTGGCGGCACGTTGCGCCCAGGCCGACGTCATCATTACCACGGCCTTGATTCCGGGGCGTCCTGCCCCGCGTCTGATTGCCGAGGAAGTGGTGCAGTCCATGCGGGCGGGTTCGGTCATTGTTGACCTGGCTGCGGCACGTGGCGGTAACTGCGCCTTGACCGAAGCCGATCAGATTGTGGAAAAGCATGGCGTGACCCTGGTGGGCGAGACCAACTTCCCGGCCCGAGTGGCGGCGGATGCGTCTGCCTTGTATGCACGCAATATTCAACAGTTCCTGGGCTTGATGCTCAAGGATCAGTCTGACGAGCTGCATATCCCTGCGGACGACGACATTGTGAATGCCAGCCGTGTCGTACAGGGTGGCAAACGACTCTTTCCACAGCAGGGAGCCTGA
- a CDS encoding ABC transporter permease has protein sequence MAIAARPLALRSPWFLPALVCLVVLVFWVVWPLASLFYQSVIDPATGMPSLHGFETFFNDPRYVEAFFNTIKLGLISTIGTLLLGAPLAYVVARYDFPGKAIVAILPLTTIVLPDIIVSQAWLMLLGNNGVVRLALESVGIDLPSFYGWFGMSYVLILNDYTYVYIGMLAALKAIDGTLEEAAVNLGASNFKRALSVTFPVLMPALLVNAMIVFTLAVDNFSIPMILGGQVDVLSSLTYTTFLSEMSGNPTMQGVLAVVSVILVGAVLFIQKRVLERKTFQMQQGRAPRPVRAQGLAGILLTVGAVLFVTFSLIPAFIVLIGAFTKASGPVMQYGTFTLDNMERALRYAPEPILNSLMLASVATIAGTCFATICSYLIVKKRLFVVTALDYMVMLPLAISGTVLGIALIQTYNSGMLVLTGTWVIMAGAYFVRKVPFSIRSASASLYNIPDSIEEASINLGVSPFQSFFKVVLPLMKPAILGAAILMWVTSLAEISATIVLYYGGMETMPIQMFRQIDAGFLARASAYGVILMVVILVPIYLAIRFLKLDLFSSR, from the coding sequence ATGGCTATTGCTGCAAGACCCCTGGCCCTTCGTTCTCCCTGGTTCCTGCCCGCCCTGGTTTGTCTGGTGGTGCTGGTGTTCTGGGTCGTCTGGCCACTCGCCTCCCTGTTCTATCAAAGCGTGATCGACCCGGCAACGGGCATGCCCAGCCTGCACGGCTTTGAAACCTTCTTTAACGACCCGCGCTATGTTGAAGCCTTCTTCAACACCATCAAGCTGGGTCTGATCTCCACCATCGGCACCTTGCTGCTGGGCGCTCCACTGGCCTATGTGGTGGCCCGCTACGACTTCCCCGGCAAGGCCATTGTGGCGATCCTGCCTTTGACCACCATTGTGCTGCCGGACATCATCGTCTCGCAGGCCTGGCTGATGTTGCTGGGCAATAACGGTGTGGTGCGTCTGGCGCTGGAGAGCGTTGGCATTGATCTGCCCAGCTTCTACGGCTGGTTCGGCATGTCCTATGTGCTGATCCTGAACGATTACACCTACGTGTATATCGGTATGCTGGCTGCGCTCAAGGCCATTGACGGCACGCTGGAAGAAGCCGCCGTGAACCTGGGTGCCAGCAACTTCAAGCGTGCGCTTAGCGTGACCTTCCCGGTGCTGATGCCTGCGCTGCTGGTCAACGCCATGATTGTGTTCACGCTGGCCGTGGACAACTTCTCCATCCCGATGATTCTGGGTGGTCAGGTTGATGTGCTGTCTTCGCTGACCTACACCACCTTCCTGTCCGAGATGAGCGGCAACCCCACCATGCAAGGTGTGCTGGCCGTGGTGTCCGTAATTCTGGTCGGTGCAGTGCTGTTCATCCAGAAACGGGTACTGGAGCGCAAGACCTTCCAGATGCAGCAAGGCCGCGCCCCGCGCCCGGTTCGTGCTCAAGGCCTGGCCGGTATCCTGCTAACGGTTGGCGCAGTGCTGTTTGTGACCTTCTCACTGATCCCGGCCTTCATCGTGCTGATTGGTGCTTTCACCAAAGCCAGCGGCCCGGTCATGCAATACGGCACCTTCACCCTGGACAATATGGAGCGTGCCCTGCGCTACGCTCCCGAGCCCATCCTGAACTCGCTGATGCTGGCCAGTGTCGCCACCATTGCAGGCACCTGCTTTGCCACGATCTGCAGTTACCTGATCGTAAAAAAGCGCCTGTTCGTAGTGACCGCGCTGGACTATATGGTGATGCTGCCTTTGGCCATTTCCGGCACCGTGCTGGGTATTGCCCTGATCCAGACCTACAACAGCGGCATGCTGGTGCTGACCGGCACCTGGGTGATCATGGCGGGCGCGTACTTTGTGCGTAAAGTGCCCTTCTCCATTCGCTCGGCCTCGGCCTCGCTCTACAACATTCCCGACTCTATTGAAGAGGCCTCCATCAATCTGGGTGTCAGTCCCTTCCAGAGTTTCTTCAAAGTGGTTCTGCCCTTGATGAAGCCCGCCATTCTGGGCGCGGCCATCCTGATGTGGGTCACTTCGCTGGCTGAAATTTCCGCCACTATCGTGCTGTATTACGGTGGTATGGAGACCATGCCCATCCAGATGTTCCGTCAGATCGACGCCGGCTTTCTGGCCCGCGCTTCGGCTTACGGGGTGATCCTGATGGTCGTGATTCTGGTGCCGATTTATCTGGCTATCCGTTTTCTCAAGCTGGATCTGTTTTCCAGCCGCTAA
- a CDS encoding ATP-binding protein: METSRNRSTGGYGLGLSICDEALRAHGGRLEFGHQEQRFCVRIHLPLQPAG, translated from the coding sequence CTGGAGACTTCCCGTAATCGCTCCACAGGAGGCTATGGTTTGGGCTTGAGTATTTGCGATGAAGCCCTGCGCGCCCATGGTGGACGGCTGGAGTTTGGACACCAGGAACAGCGTTTTTGTGTACGCATCCATTTACCCTTGCAACCAGCAGGATAA
- a CDS encoding FAD-dependent oxidoreductase gives MTITSLSSFKPARIAIVGGGLGGLMLARILWLRGISATVFEAEASCNVRAQGGLLDIHEYNGQVALKVADLYEDFQALILPGEDAKRVMDKQARVLFDTPDSSRATRPEVERGALRRLLIASLPANSIRWGSKLVHIGDRSEQGSRRLSFADGTYYEADLLVGADGAWSSVRPLLSAAQPEYVGTTFFEINLQAQGKQLGAIAAAVGKGTLMAVEPGKAILAHRYASGSIRAYIALNKPEDWGARRVSGLTLNQALASLVQEFSDWSSVLQEIILRSDSLPIVRPLYALPVHHRWEPVAGATLLGDAAHLMTPFAGEGANLAMYDAAELAAALCKHPADLDVALAEYEQALFARSAELAHRTAENHQRFFGVKAPGSVVGLFSA, from the coding sequence ATGACAATCACTTCCCTTTCTTCGTTCAAACCTGCTCGCATCGCTATTGTGGGCGGGGGCCTGGGTGGCTTGATGCTCGCCCGTATCTTATGGCTTCGTGGGATATCAGCCACTGTTTTTGAAGCCGAGGCATCCTGCAATGTGCGGGCTCAGGGTGGCCTGCTGGATATTCATGAGTACAACGGTCAGGTGGCCTTGAAGGTTGCCGATCTTTACGAGGACTTTCAGGCGCTCATCTTGCCGGGTGAGGACGCCAAGCGCGTGATGGATAAGCAGGCTCGGGTTCTGTTTGATACGCCTGACTCTTCGCGTGCAACCAGGCCTGAAGTCGAGAGGGGCGCATTGCGTCGCTTGTTGATAGCGTCTTTACCGGCAAACAGCATTCGATGGGGCAGCAAGCTCGTTCATATTGGTGACAGGTCTGAGCAGGGCAGCAGGCGCTTGAGCTTTGCGGATGGCACGTACTACGAGGCGGATCTGCTTGTAGGCGCGGATGGGGCGTGGTCTTCTGTGCGCCCGCTCTTGTCGGCAGCGCAGCCTGAATATGTAGGCACCACTTTTTTTGAAATCAATCTGCAAGCTCAAGGCAAGCAGCTGGGTGCTATTGCCGCTGCGGTGGGAAAAGGCACCTTGATGGCCGTAGAACCCGGAAAGGCGATTTTGGCCCACCGTTATGCCAGTGGCAGCATACGTGCTTATATCGCATTGAATAAACCGGAGGATTGGGGTGCCCGCAGAGTCAGTGGCTTGACCCTGAATCAGGCCTTAGCCAGTCTGGTGCAGGAGTTTTCGGACTGGTCCAGTGTGCTGCAAGAGATCATCCTGCGCAGTGATAGCCTGCCTATCGTAAGACCGCTTTATGCCTTGCCTGTGCATCACCGTTGGGAGCCTGTAGCGGGAGCCACCTTATTGGGGGATGCCGCACATTTAATGACGCCGTTTGCTGGCGAGGGGGCGAATCTGGCCATGTATGATGCCGCAGAGCTGGCGGCTGCACTATGCAAGCACCCAGCAGATCTAGATGTGGCGCTGGCAGAATATGAGCAGGCGTTATTTGCGCGCAGTGCTGAGCTTGCACACAGAACGGCCGAGAATCATCAGCGTTTCTTTGGTGTGAAGGCACCTGGCAGCGTAGTGGGTCTTTTTTCTGCCTGA
- a CDS encoding extracellular solute-binding protein — translation MLTTRFLKTGLALSLSVGAMSLSGAAMAANAVMYTPNNVQTIDTALEIARKTASDLSIQQVTSGAGALMKRIEAEAKNPLGDVVWGTGYGTMAAFQQNFEAYESPENKAIPEAFHGKDSLWTSSNAHVMVIMANDRQLKGQAAPKTWADLFDPQWKGKVIIGDPASSGSAYDQVYGIYQLYGAEGLQKLAANVIVSKSSGQVYKSVANGEYPLGVTMEYAAYAYVAGGQKGIELIYPEDGTFIAPEGVAVIKNPKNGQEAARKLVDVLLSKEVQEAELVENFRRPTRSDINVAELTKLPNLDQIKIANIDPLKAAAEYETVIEAWKQALAAAGK, via the coding sequence ATGCTGACTACACGTTTTCTGAAAACTGGTCTGGCACTCTCCCTCAGTGTCGGCGCCATGTCCCTGTCCGGTGCCGCCATGGCTGCCAATGCCGTGATGTACACGCCCAACAATGTGCAAACTATTGATACGGCGCTGGAAATCGCTCGCAAGACCGCTTCTGACCTGTCCATTCAACAAGTGACCTCGGGCGCTGGCGCCTTGATGAAGCGTATCGAAGCCGAAGCAAAAAACCCGCTGGGCGATGTGGTATGGGGCACTGGCTACGGCACCATGGCTGCTTTCCAGCAGAACTTCGAAGCCTACGAATCGCCCGAAAACAAGGCCATTCCTGAAGCCTTCCACGGCAAGGACAGCCTGTGGACCAGCTCCAACGCCCACGTCATGGTCATCATGGCCAACGACCGCCAGTTGAAAGGCCAGGCCGCTCCCAAGACCTGGGCTGACCTGTTCGATCCTCAGTGGAAAGGCAAGGTCATTATTGGTGACCCAGCCTCATCGGGCAGTGCTTACGACCAGGTTTATGGCATCTACCAACTGTACGGCGCTGAAGGCCTGCAAAAGCTGGCTGCCAACGTGATCGTGTCCAAGAGCTCGGGCCAGGTTTACAAGAGCGTAGCGAACGGCGAGTACCCCTTGGGTGTGACCATGGAATACGCGGCCTACGCGTACGTGGCCGGTGGTCAGAAAGGTATTGAGCTGATCTACCCTGAAGACGGTACCTTCATCGCTCCCGAAGGCGTGGCCGTGATCAAGAACCCCAAGAACGGTCAGGAAGCGGCCCGCAAGCTGGTCGACGTTCTGCTGTCCAAAGAAGTCCAGGAAGCCGAACTGGTGGAAAACTTCCGCCGTCCTACTCGCAGCGACATCAATGTGGCCGAGCTGACCAAGTTGCCTAACCTGGATCAGATCAAGATCGCCAACATCGATCCTTTGAAGGCAGCTGCCGAGTACGAAACGGTCATCGAAGCCTGGAAACAGGCTTTGGCTGCGGCTGGCAAATAA